A portion of the Pagrus major chromosome 8, Pma_NU_1.0 genome contains these proteins:
- the ccdc34 gene encoding coiled-coil domain-containing protein 34: MSGGRLSNCPASASKDFSSTPVKTSQRRDFRPSRGLDDGVLSDDEDTFSLLSPIYHDSFDSDDELELSPAQQTSPRQSDNSSLSVSPVRCELPRTPSSQMLNAAVEPAGSPTLSAWEMWLVNKAKEDRLRLEKRAEEERILKGKREQQERQREEKKMIMEEKIRVWLNMKREQEKLEQLVKQSKEEEEIQRQKEKQRETEQKAQEKYKNWLQKKNQEKIDAEKREKEEAALKEEQEKERRKRAQEKFKEWLSKSNEKSRASPKSPCYQTGPYDKSYPSPSFYNPIPWKPIHVPPPDTSSNKTSGKKPQRQGKCQQRPGTASRLRNSASAGQSLQRR; encoded by the exons ATGTCTGGAGGGAGGTTGTCCAACTGTCCCGCATCTGCGTCCAAAGACTTCAGCTCGACTCCCGTTAAAACGAGTCAGCGGCGAGACTTCCGGCCGTCCAGGGGCTTGGACGACGGAGTCCTATCGGATGACGAAGACaccttttctctgctttctccCATATATCATGACAGTTTTGACAGCGATGACGAGCTGGAGCTCAGTCCTGCTCAGCAGACTTCACCCAGGCAGAGCGACAACTCCAGTCTCAGCGTTTCACCAGTCAG atgTGAGCTACCAAGAACACCTTCATCGCAGATGTTGAATGCAGCTGTGGAGCCTGCAGGCTCACCTACTCTCAGTGCATGGGAAATGTGGCTGGTGAACAAAGCCAAAGAAGACCGGCTCAGATTggaaaagagagcagaggag GAGCGGATACTGAAGGGAAAAAGAGAACAACAAGAAAGGCAGCGGGAAGAGAAAAAGATGATCATGGAAGAGAAGATCCGAGTATGGCTGAATATGAAAAGAGAACAG GAGAAGCTCGAGCAACTTGTAAAACAGagcaaagaggaagaggagatacagagacaaaaggagaaacagagggagactGAACAGAAAGCTCaggaaaagtacaaaaactGGTTGCAGAAGAAGAACCAAGAAAAGATAGATGcggaaaagagggagaaa GAGGAAGCTGCCctgaaggaggagcaggagaaagagCGCCGCAAGAGGGCACAGGAGAAGTTTAAGGAATGGCTGTCAAAATCCAATGAGAAGAGCAGAGCCAGTCCAAAATCACCTTGTTACCAAACAG GTCCCTACGACAAATCCTACCCATCACCCAGCTTCTACAATCCGATCCCATGGAAACCGATTCACGTCCCTCCTCCAGATACATCCTCGAATAAGACGTCTGGCaagaaacctcagagacaaGGAAAATGCCAACAACGCCCCGGCACTGCTTCTAGACTGAGAAACTCTGCAAGTGCAGGACAGTCGCTGCAGAGGAGATGA